The genomic stretch AGTTCATGAAAGAAGGAAATTTGTTAGCAAGGACAAGTtagaagaatgagtatgtcagAGGTTTGGAATCGAAGATAAGTTAATTATTGGTCTAAGACGTTGATACaaggtttgtttgtttgttgagtgaaggaaattcgggggcgaatttcaatttaagggggggggggggggggggggggggagaatgtaatatcccatattccgttaaatgctcaattagttgtcagttgggatcaattgagttcctgtgtactctatcttttgttagttgtaacaattggagctcctatgtgctataaatgttgtcaattgggaccaattgatgaggacgtaatccaagacataaatgatacaatgcaaagcttaggaggttctatgacaagggcacgtgcaagaagagtcaatgatgctttagttcacttcatgatcaagtcaatagaatgcatgggccagattgaagaaaaagagcccaagtttattcttatcatccaagcatgtgataaaaggcccaataatgcataaataaataaaaataaaggaaataccaataaccacactataatggacgaaaattgcaagagaagtggtaaataaagaattgccattattctgccctttcaagaaccccactatctcttctttattttgcactttcttagtaataactcaacccactatcatgataattagtggctgaaacccttttgttttcttaggagttaatttttacttatttcatcatcttaagccattcctatataaaggaggcatGTATCTTCTTTTTGGATCAATGAATTTTGTCAAGTTTACACATGTGTAAGTGAGAGTATTTGCTCTTAGGTTCTGGATTGGACCAAAATTGATCTTATCAAGAAATCCTTTTCTCGTGGTGATCCTCATCCATAGGCTTATCATTCTCTTTTGGATTAGAAAGAGTGTGGTGCCCCTTCTAtttaattccatttcttatttctcatttatttcatattagtctcgtttattttatatgcatgtatcaaattctgtcattctttcaattataaggcagattacttcctctgagtcacaaaagaattaatattccaaaagttaacaaagttgttTCAGGAATTTTGAAGGAAATGCATAATTCTCAAAAGTTAGTGCATATCAAGTGGTAATCATAGCATATTCCAAAAAAAAAGGGCCGAAATGTGGTAAATTGTCTATATTCTTGTTCTTCATTATTATCCATTTATCATTataaaaaaattagaaaaaaagggtataagaaaaaaattgaaaaaaaaaagggATCTGATTGTTAAAGATTGtgattcaaaaaaaaaattcaatttttttttcttgCCACACTCTTAAAATTCTCCTGGTTTCCTTTGTTTTAGAGTCTTTTTTTTGTTTGCCGTTTTTGTAAAgttttttgtgtgttgattatcATCTGAAATTGATTTCTTTGTGTTGATTCATTTTGGTTTCTCTAAAGAACTAAAAGAGCAAATTGAGTGGTAAAAGGCATaatgtttttattattaaaaaagccaaaaaaaatTTGAGTGAAACACGAGTGATTGAGTGTAAACACGTGAGTAGAGTGGTGAGGTCCATTTTTAAACACTTGTTCCTAATTTCACAAATATTTCACAAGTATGTCTAGTCCACCTTCACCTAGAACAGCGGCTTTAACTGTTCAGATCGCAACCATGCGTGACAATTttgaaagattgttaagagaaCAAGGTGAACAACTTCAACAAAGAATTGATGAGTTGGAAAGGAGGCCCCAAAATTCTAATGATGGTAGTGGTGATGAGGAGGAAAGAAGACGTAGAAGGAGACAAGGGGGAGATAATTTGAGGGGCATAAAAATTAAAGTTCCATCTTTTGTTGGGAAGAGTGACCCGAAGGCATATCTAGAATGGGAGACTAAACTTGAACAAACTTTTAATTGTCACAATTATTCTAATCTTGAAAAAGTGCAGGTTGCTTCTATTGAGTTCAAGGAGTATGCCTTAGTTTGGTGGGATCAATTGACCAAAGATAGAAGGAGGTATGCAGAACGACCAATTGATACTTGGGAAGAGATGAAAAGAATCATGAGGAGAAGGTCCGTTCCTTCCTATTATCATAGGGAATTACACAACAAATTGCAAAGACTCACTCAAGGTTCTAAAAGTGTTGAAGAATATTTCAAGGAGATGGAAGTTCTCAAAATTAGAGCTAATGTAGAGGAGGACGATGAAGCAACTATGGCTAGGTTTCTCCATGGTCTAAATCATGACATTAGTGACATAGTGGAACTTCATCACTATGTTGAAATGGATGAATTGGTACACCAAGCTATCAAAGTGGAACAACAACTCAAAAGAAAGAGCCAAGCAAGGAGAAATTCCACCACTTTCAATTCTCAAAGTTGGAAGGACAAAACAAAGAAGGAGGGTGCTTCATCATCTAAGGAAGCCACGGTTGAAAACAAAGGTAAAACTATTACATCTTCTTCTTCAAGTGTTTCAACTAACAAAAGTGTTAAGTGTTTCAAGTGTCAAGGCCAAGGACATATTGCATCTCAATGTCCAACAAAGAGAACTATGCTTatggaagaaaatgaagaaattGTTGAAGAGGAGGATGGTGATTATGATGAGGAGTTTGAAGAAGAAATACCTAGTGGAGATTTACTCATGGTGAGAAGAATGTTGGGAAGCCAAATAAAGGAGGAGGATACAAGTCAAAGAGAAAACCT from Lathyrus oleraceus cultivar Zhongwan6 chromosome 7, CAAS_Psat_ZW6_1.0, whole genome shotgun sequence encodes the following:
- the LOC127103870 gene encoding uncharacterized protein LOC127103870; translation: MEVLKIRANVEEDDEATMARFLHGLNHDISDIVELHHYVEMDELVHQAIKVEQQLKRKSQARRNSTTFNSQSWKDKTKKEGASSSKEATVENKGKTITSSSSSVSTNKSVKCFKCQGQGHIASQCPTKRTMLMEENEEIVEEEDGDYDEEFEEEIPSGDLLMVRRMLGSQIKEEDTSQRENLFHTRCFVQGKVCSLIIDGGSCTNVASTRLVSKLKLET